The Polyangium aurulentum genomic interval CGGCCGCGTGCCCTTCGAGGCGGACAGCTACAAGGCGGTGCTCGATCACCACATCAACACGCCGCCCGTGCCGCTCGAGGAGCGCGCGCCCGAGCCCTCGCTGGTGGGCCCGCTCGGCCCGGTGGTGATGCGCTGCCTCTCCAAGAACCCGGCCGATCGCTATGCCACCATGGCCGAGCTCGCCGCTGCCCTCGAGGAGGCGCTCGCGCAGATGCCGCGCTCCGAGGAGGAGGCGCCCCCTCCGCCCGTCCGCGCCGAGAGGTCCGCTGCGAGGCCCGCCGCCAAGCTCGTGCCTGCCGCCGCGAAGCCTGCCAAGGCTGCGCCCGCCCCGCCCGCGCCCGAGCCGCAGGCGACATCGCCCCTCGCGATCGGGGTCGGCGCCGTCTTGATCGTCGCGATCGGCGTCCTCGGCTGGCGCATGCTCGCGACCGATCAGACGGACGCGCAGCAGCCGCCTCCGCCGGCAGCGACCACGCCGGTGACGGCCGCGCCGGCGCCGTCACCCACGCCGCCTCCGGTGACGCCCACGGTGGTCGCGCCGCAACCGCCGGCAACTCCGCCGGCCGCGACGGCCACCGTGCCCACGACCACCGCGCCCCGGCCGACCGGCGTCCCGCCCGTCGCAGGAACGGCCCCGAACAACGGCACGGGGGCTCACACGACCACCAAATCCCCAGGCTCGGGCTCAGGCACGAGCCCGACGCCCACTGCCACCGCCACCACGAAGAAGAAGGGTGGAGGCGGAGGCGACATCGTCGATCCCTGGGGCCACTGAGCGAGCAGGCGTGAGCGGCCGGCGACGGCAAGCTGCGCCGACTTGACAGGCCACAGGCAGCCTCGCAATCCTTGCCGCTGGACGGAAACCCCTCGCGTGGCGAAACAACAGCTCCTCCTGGTCGACGCCGACCCCAGAAGCCTCCGGGTGCTCGAAGTAAGCCTGAAAAAGGCTGGCTACAGCGTCACGACCGCGCATGACGGAGCCGACGCCCTGGCCAAGATCGAGCTCTCGACGCCCGATCTCATCCTCTCCGACACCCGCCTCGCCAACGTCGACGGCTACGCGCTCGTCCGACGCTTGAAGGAGCGGTCGGAGTGGGCCTCGATCCCGGTCGTCTTTCTGACGAGCCAGAAGTCGATCGAGGACAAAATCCGCGGCCTCGAGCTCGGCGTCGAAGACTATCTCACCAAGCCGATCTTCGTCCGCGAGCTCATCGCGCGCGTGAACCTCTTGCTCGCGCGGCGCACGCGCGAGGGCATCGCGACGAAGCAGCAGCACCAGACCGGCCGCGACGATCGCACGCGCTTCAGCGGTCGCGTCGCGGACATGGGCGTGGTCGATCTGCTCCAGACCTTCGAGGTCAGCCGAAAGAGCGGCATCTGCCACATCCGCAACGCGGGCCAGGAGGCGCACGTCTTCTTCCGCGACGGCAAGGTCGTCGACGCGACACTTGGCCGGCTCGTCGGCGAAGAGGCCGTCTACCGCGCGCTGCTCTGGAACGACGGCAGCTTCGAGGTCGAGTTCTGCAGGGTCGACAATACCGACGTCATCGGCACCTCGACGCAGGGCCTGCTCATGGAGGGCATGCGCCGCGTCGACGAGTGGGGGCGCCTGCTCGAGGCGCTGCCGCCGCTCACCACGGTCTTCGAGGTGAACGCCGAGGAGCTCGTCGACAGGCTGAACGAGATCCCCGACGAGCTGAACGGCATCCTCAAGCTCTTCGACGGGCGGCGCGATCTGATGGCCGTCGTCGACACCTCGCCGTTCGAGGATCTGTCGACGCTCTCGACCATCTCCAAGCTCTACTTCGAGGGCCTTCTGCTGCCCGTCGCGACGTCGCCTTCGCTGCCGCCCGAGGACGCGATGGTGGGCGGCGATGGCGCGCACGAGGCCGAGGGGCCTGCGACGGCCGCGGTCCGCTCGCTCTCGACGTCGGTTTCGTCGCGCGCGCTCGTGCCGAGCGATCGCAGCACGCCCCTGCCTGGCGAGCTTTTGTTCGAGGATTCGGTCGTCCCGCCGGCGTCGTCGTTCGCGATGGAGCGCGCGCCGGCGACGCGCGTGGGCAACCCGTCCGCGTGGTCCGCGGTGGAGAGCCCGCTGCGGCCCATCGGCGTGGGCACGCCGGGCACGAACGGCGCGCCGGCCGCGCGCGCGCCGGAGACGATCCGGCAGGGAACGCCGGGGTTGCGCAGCGGAGCGACCGCGCCTGCGCTCGTCGAGAACGACGAGCGTCCGCCCGCGACCCGTCGCGCAGGCGGCAAGAACATCGAAGGAAGGGTCGCGACGCCGGCCACGCCCGACGTCACGCACCCGCCCGAGTCCGATCCGCCTGCGTCGCACGACGAGCCGGACGAGCCCGCGGCCGCGGCTGCACCCGAGCGCGAGCCTGTTGCCGCGCCGATCGCCGAGCCCGAGCCTGCGGCGTCGCTCGCCGCAGCGATCGAAGCCGAAGCCGCGCCTGCCGAGGAGCCCCCGCCGCCGGCTGCGCTCGCCGAGCCCGCGGACGATCAAGCCGCTGCGCCTGCGGTCGAGGCCCCGAGCGCGGAGGACAGCGAGGCTGCCGCGGCGACGAGCGAGGAAGCCGCGCCGCTGTCGGAGGGCGCGCGGCCCCGCATCAGCGAGCCGCCCGTCTCGAGCGACGTCGTGCCGATGGGCCTGTCGCCCGAGATGCGAGCGCGCCGCGCGCGCCTGATGAAGGTCGTCGGCGCGATCGTCGCCGTGCTCGCCCTGCTCGTGATCGTCGCGATCGCCAAGCAAGGTTCGCCCAAGAAGACCGACGCGCGGACCGCTCCCACCACGATCACGCCCGCGCCCGTGGTCACGCCGCCCAAGCCCACGGCGACGCCGGCCGAGACCGCGCCGCCCGCGCCTGCGCCCACGCCCACGGCCGAGGCCGAGGCCTCGAGCGCGCCCACGGCCGCGCCGACGACCGCGCCCACCGCAGCGCCCGCCGTGGCGTCCACCGCGGCCCCTGCGAGCACGGGCAAACCCGCGGGTGGAAGCGGCGAGGCTCCCACGCCACCGCCCACGTCCGCGCCCCCGAGCGACGACGCGGGCCCGCTCCCGGTCCGCATCCAGAAGGCGATGGAGGCCGGAAACATGGGCAAGGCGCGGCAGCTCGCCAAGCAGTACACCGAGCAGAGCCCCGGCAGCGCCAACGCCTGGTATCTCCTCGGCGCCTCCGGCGGGGGCAAGGCCGCGTATCGCAAGTGCGCCGAGATCGCCGGACCGGACTCCGGCATGGGCGCCGAGTGCAAGGCGCTCGCGGGGGATTGAGCGTCAGCGCTGCGCGCGCAGGCGGGGATCGAGCAGGTACGTCAGCACATCGAGCAGGAGCGTCGAGAGCACGACCGCGATCGACGCCACGAGCACGGTCGCGGCGATCACCGGCCCGTCGCGGTTGAGCAGCGCCTCGACGGTCATCTGCCCCATGCCGGGCCAGCGAAAGAGCTTCTCGGTCACCACCGCGCCGCCCACGAGCGCCCCGAGATCGAGCACCGCGAGCGTCGCGATCGGCACGAGCGCGTTGCGCAGCCCGTGAACGAGGACAGCCCTCGCCCACGAGGCTCCCTTGGCGCGAGCGACACGCACGTGATCGTCGGCGAGCCGCGCGCCGAGCTCGTCACGCGTGATGCGCGCGTAGAGCGCGCTGCCGTAGATGCCGAGCGTGAGCGCGGGCAGGATGATCGAGCGGAGGTGATCGGCGCTCGTCTTGCCGTAGCCGTCGTACGGCAAGATCGCGAGCTTGTAGGCGAGCACGTACTGCAAGACGAGCCCCGACAGGAACGTCGGCGCGCTCAGGCCGAGCAGCGACGCGCCCATGGCCAGCTCGTCCGCGCGGCTGCCTCTTCGCGCCGCCGCGAGCGCGCCGAGCCCGATGCCGATCGTGAGCTGCACGCAGAGCGCCGCCAGCGCAAGCTCGAGCGATCGCGGCAGCTTCGCCTCCACGAGATCGACCACGGGCCGCCGGTAGTGGAAGCTGTGGCCGAGATCGAGGTGAACGGGCCCGAGCGCCGCGCAGCTCCTGTGATCGGGCGACTTGCGCGCCTCGGCCGTCGGGCCCTCGCCGCGGTGCACGAGCCGCTTCCAGAAGCGCACGTAGCGCGTGGAGATCGGCTGATCGAGCCCGTAGAGGGCGCGCGCGCGCTCGACGTCCTTCGCCGACGCCTGCGGCCCGACGAGCATGCGCGTCGGATCGCCCGGCAAGACGTGCGCGATGAAGAAGGACAGCGTGGTCACGCCGAACGCGACCACCACCGCCCAGCCGAGGCGCCGAGCCACGCGAGCGAGGAGCGCGCCGTTCATGGCCCTCCTCGGCGCGTGAGGCTCGAGAAGATCGCGGCCGGCAGCGCGCCGCTGGATCTTGCGCGCGCCTGCGCGGAGCGGGCCGCGGCGTCGATCCACACGTCGTTGAACCGCTGCGGCAAGACCGGGTGCGGCGCGTATCCGCGCACGTACGGCTGCCAGAGCTCGAGCACGCGCGGCGCGTACGTCGGCGCCCACGGAGCCTCGTCCCGCACGATCTCCTCTGCACGCGCGTAGCCCCGCATCCGCGCTTCCCGGTCGCGCTCGGCGTGCGCCGCCTCGAGCACGCGGTCGAGCTCGGGGCTCGCGAAGAAGGCGTAGTTCTGCGAGCCCTCCTCGGCGATGGCGCTCGACGAGAGCGTGGGCTCGAAGAAGTTCGAGGGGTCGGGGAAGTCGGCCTTCCAGCCGGCCCAGCCCATCTGCGTCGTGCGGCGGCGCGAGGCCTCGGCGAGGTAGGTCGCGTAGCTCGTGAGCCGCAGCCGCACGCGGATGCCGATCTTCGCGAGCTGCTGCGCGTACACCTCGGCTGCCTGCTGCTCGAACGTGTCCGCGGGCGCGAGGTAGTCCACGGCGTGCGGATAGCCGCCTTTGCCCGTCGCCGGATCGAACGGGTAGCCCGCCTTCGCCATCTCCGCGAGCGCGGCCGCGCGATCGTGCCGCCGCATGGGCGTCGCGCGATGAGGGCCCGGGATGCCCTCGGGCAGCACGCGGTCGGTGGCCTGCACCTCGCCGCGCACCTTCTCGAGAACGGAAGGGTCGATCGCCATCGCGACCGCGCGCCGCACCGCGCGCAGATCGAACGGCGCCATCTCCGTGTTCATGAAGATCGCGTTCACCGCGCGCGACGGCGACAGCCTCCACCGCCCGTTCCAGGCCGGATCGGCGCGGTAGAGGGCCGCGTCGGTCGTGCCGAGGTCGCGCAGGTAGTCGAGCGCGCCGTCCTCGAACTTGTAGCGTTGCGCGGTCGCCCGCTCGCTCGTCCCCCACTCGATGCCGTCGAGGTAGGGCTTGCCCCGCTCGAAGTACCCCTCGTGCCGCGCGAGCCGGATCGCGCCTTCGGGCTCCCACGAGGCGAGGCGGAACGGGCCTGTGCCGCAGGGCTCGCGCGGCCTCGTGCTGTCGACGAACGTGCCCGACGAGGGACAGACCGGCGCCATGAAGGCGAGGGTCATCAGCGGCAGGAACGTCGTGTCCGGCCGGCTCAGCGTGATCTCCACCGCGAGGTCGCCGACGACGCGCACGCCGGTCAGCTCGCGCGACGTGCCCGCGTGGAACGGATCGAAGCCCGCGATCATCGCGTAGTGGCTCGCCGCGGGGCTCGGCGTGCGCCGGTCGAGCGTGCGCTCGATCGATCGCTTCACGTCGGCGGCCGTGAGGGGCGCTCCGTCGTGGAAGCGCACGCCCTCGCGCAAGAGGAACGTGTAGCGCAGGCCGTCCGGCGACTCTTGTACCTCGCGCGCGAGTTCGGGCACGAGCGTGCCGTCCTCGCGGAAGGTCACGAGCCGCGCGAAGAGGAGGCCCTCGATCGCCGTCGCCGCCTCGTCGTAGGCGAGCGCCGGATCGAGCGTCCGCACGTTCACGATCGTCGCCACGCGCAGCCACCCGCCGCGCACCGGCTCCGTCGCCGTGCTCTCCTTACCAATCGGCGGACCCACGCTGCTCGGGCGCGCTGCGAGCAGGAGAAGGAGGGCCGCGGCCGTGAGCAACAGATCCGCCGGAAGCCGCCCGCGCTGGGGTCGCTCGTCCCCTCGACGCGGCTCGAGCGCGTCGCGCAGCCCGTCGCCCACGCGCCCGAAGCCGAGCACCGCGAGCAGGATGGCCACCGCCGGCGCCGCCGCGAGCCCGAGCCGCGTCGCGAGGAAGGGCTCGGCCTCGTGCAGCATCCGACCCCACGAGGCCGCGGGAGGCGGAACGCCGAGGGTCAGGTAACCGAGCACCGCCTCGGCGAGGATCATCCCGCCGACGGCCGACGTCGCGAGCACGATGAGCGATCCCGAGAGGTTGGGGACGACGTGGCGGAAGGTCACGCGCAGAGGTCGAGCGCCGAGCGCGCGCGCGGCCGAGACGAACTCGCGGTGGAGGACCTCGCGCGTCTTTTCACGGACGAGCCGCGCCGCGCCGCCCCAGCCCGTCAACCCGAGCACGAGCAGCACGGTGAGCGCGCTCGATCGACCGAGCGCCACGCCGACGGCCGTCACCACCAGCAGAAACGGCAGCGCGAGCAGCACGTCGACGGCGCGCATCATCGCCGCATCGATGAAGCGCAGCCTCTTCGTGTCCGCCGTCGAGCCCGCGACGAGGCCCACGGCCGCGCCGATCAGCGTGGTGAGCGCGGCGGCGAGGACGGCGACGCCGAGAGACAGCCGCGCGCCGTGCGCGAGGCGCGCGAGCACGTCTCTATAGAGCGCGTCGGTGCCGAGCGGGTGCTCCGACGAGGGACCTGGGGGCGCGGCGAGCGGGCCGCGGGAGAGGGAGAAGTCGCTCTCGTCCGGCGCGGCTCCGATGACGAGGGGGCCTGCGAGCGCGAAGAGCGCGAGCGCGAGCACCAGGGCGAGCCCCGTCATGGCCGCTCGGTTCTTCGCGAACCTTCGCGCGGCCGCCCGCCACATCAGCGCATGCCCTCCAGGAACTGCGTGACGAGCGAGACGAACTCGCGCGGCCGCTCCTCGTGCGGCGAGTGGCCGGCGTTCATGATCTCGAGCTTGGCTCCGTGGATCTCGCGCGCGAGCCTCTGCGCCGAGGCGGCGGGGAAGAGCTTGTCCTCGCGCCCCCACACGACGAGCGTGGGCGTCGTGATGCGCGTGACGCGCGCGACGATGGGCCGCGTGTCCATCATCGCGCGCAGGATCGCGTAGGCGCTCTCGCGCGACTCGGGCGCGTTGAAGAAGTCGTAGTGCTGGTCGATGCGCGCCATGGGCAGCTCGGCGCCGGGGCGGAAGACGTCGTCGCGGAAGTAGGCGCGGAACATCGCGCGGCCGTAGAGCTGCTTGAAGATCACGCCGCCCAGGATGGGGATGAGCGGCAGGCGCGCCTTGAAGCTCAAGGGGAAGGGGTAACAGAGCGCGTCCTCCACGACGAGGCGCGTGACGAGCTCGGGGTGCTCGGCCGCGAGCGTGAGCGCGACGCCGGCGCCCATCGAGTGGCCGAGCACCGACGCGCGGCCGACGCCGAAGGCCGCGATGAGATCGGCCATCGACTCTGCGAAGGCCTCGATGCCGTAGGGGTAGCGCGTGGGGCTCGGCTTCTCGCTCTCGCCGAAGCCGGGCAGGTCGGGGGCGATGACGTGGAAGCGGCGCGCGAACGCGTCGATGACGTCCTCGAACTCGCGGTGGCTGACCATGAAGCCGTGCACGAGAAGGAGGGCCGGGCCCGAGCCCGCTTCGAGGACGCGCATGCGCACGCCCCGGGCGGTCACGTCCCGGATCACGCGCTCGATGGGTCGCGGCGGCTCAGCTTGTTTGGGGGCCATGGGCCCGAGAGCCTACCAGCGCTCCCGGTCGGGGGGCTCATTGTGCTGTAGGGCACCGGCCTGATGCAGGGTCGGGGGGGTAGGGAGGGGGGGTCGGCAGAAGACGGCAAAAACGGTCAAGAAAAAAGGCCGGACGAGCGGACACAGAATGTCCGATGCGGTTCGAGAAACCGCGTGGTGGACGGGCGCGCGCGCTCCGAGACGATAATCGAGATCTACATAATTGACTGTATTCTACTCAGTGGAATACATTCCCGCGCGTCACTTGGAGATGCCCCGGGCGGGGCGGAGGCAACCTTGCAGCGGATCCCGGACGACGTGCTCGACCGCCTCGAGCGCGAGCACGAACAAGGCATCACGTCGGCCGAGATCCTGGACATCTTCGCCGAGCACGGGATCAAGTTCAGTGAGGCCACGCTGCGCAAGTACGTGCAGCTCGGCCTGCTCCCGCGGAGCGTCCGCGTGGGGCGCAAAGGGAAGCATCAGGGCTCGCAGGGGCTCTACCCGGCGAGCGTGGTGCGGCAGATCCAGCGCATCAAAGAGATGATGGCGCAGGACTACACGATCGAGGAAATCCAGCGGGAGTTCCTCTTCGTACGCGGTGACATCGAGGAGCTGGAGCGCACGATCAGCAAGGTGTTCGAGGCGCTCAGGGATGCAGCGAAGGACAGAAAGAGCGAGACGAGCGGACGCGCGATCCAGTCGGATCTCGTCGCCGCCGAGTCGCTCGCCAAGGAGCTGGTGGCCAAGCTCTCGATGATCGAAGAGCGGCTGATGGCGCAGGCGCGCCTGTCG includes:
- a CDS encoding MerR family transcriptional regulator — translated: MQRIPDDVLDRLEREHEQGITSAEILDIFAEHGIKFSEATLRKYVQLGLLPRSVRVGRKGKHQGSQGLYPASVVRQIQRIKEMMAQDYTIEEIQREFLFVRGDIEELERTISKVFEALRDAAKDRKSETSGRAIQSDLVAAESLAKELVAKLSMIEERLMAQARLSRRVAAGGS
- a CDS encoding response regulator; this encodes MAKQQLLLVDADPRSLRVLEVSLKKAGYSVTTAHDGADALAKIELSTPDLILSDTRLANVDGYALVRRLKERSEWASIPVVFLTSQKSIEDKIRGLELGVEDYLTKPIFVRELIARVNLLLARRTREGIATKQQHQTGRDDRTRFSGRVADMGVVDLLQTFEVSRKSGICHIRNAGQEAHVFFRDGKVVDATLGRLVGEEAVYRALLWNDGSFEVEFCRVDNTDVIGTSTQGLLMEGMRRVDEWGRLLEALPPLTTVFEVNAEELVDRLNEIPDELNGILKLFDGRRDLMAVVDTSPFEDLSTLSTISKLYFEGLLLPVATSPSLPPEDAMVGGDGAHEAEGPATAAVRSLSTSVSSRALVPSDRSTPLPGELLFEDSVVPPASSFAMERAPATRVGNPSAWSAVESPLRPIGVGTPGTNGAPAARAPETIRQGTPGLRSGATAPALVENDERPPATRRAGGKNIEGRVATPATPDVTHPPESDPPASHDEPDEPAAAAAPEREPVAAPIAEPEPAASLAAAIEAEAAPAEEPPPPAALAEPADDQAAAPAVEAPSAEDSEAAAATSEEAAPLSEGARPRISEPPVSSDVVPMGLSPEMRARRARLMKVVGAIVAVLALLVIVAIAKQGSPKKTDARTAPTTITPAPVVTPPKPTATPAETAPPAPAPTPTAEAEASSAPTAAPTTAPTAAPAVASTAAPASTGKPAGGSGEAPTPPPTSAPPSDDAGPLPVRIQKAMEAGNMGKARQLAKQYTEQSPGSANAWYLLGASGGGKAAYRKCAEIAGPDSGMGAECKALAGD
- a CDS encoding ABC transporter substrate-binding protein, whose translation is MWRAAARRFAKNRAAMTGLALVLALALFALAGPLVIGAAPDESDFSLSRGPLAAPPGPSSEHPLGTDALYRDVLARLAHGARLSLGVAVLAAALTTLIGAAVGLVAGSTADTKRLRFIDAAMMRAVDVLLALPFLLVVTAVGVALGRSSALTVLLVLGLTGWGGAARLVREKTREVLHREFVSAARALGARPLRVTFRHVVPNLSGSLIVLATSAVGGMILAEAVLGYLTLGVPPPAASWGRMLHEAEPFLATRLGLAAAPAVAILLAVLGFGRVGDGLRDALEPRRGDERPQRGRLPADLLLTAAALLLLLAARPSSVGPPIGKESTATEPVRGGWLRVATIVNVRTLDPALAYDEAATAIEGLLFARLVTFREDGTLVPELAREVQESPDGLRYTFLLREGVRFHDGAPLTAADVKRSIERTLDRRTPSPAASHYAMIAGFDPFHAGTSRELTGVRVVGDLAVEITLSRPDTTFLPLMTLAFMAPVCPSSGTFVDSTRPREPCGTGPFRLASWEPEGAIRLARHEGYFERGKPYLDGIEWGTSERATAQRYKFEDGALDYLRDLGTTDAALYRADPAWNGRWRLSPSRAVNAIFMNTEMAPFDLRAVRRAVAMAIDPSVLEKVRGEVQATDRVLPEGIPGPHRATPMRRHDRAAALAEMAKAGYPFDPATGKGGYPHAVDYLAPADTFEQQAAEVYAQQLAKIGIRVRLRLTSYATYLAEASRRRTTQMGWAGWKADFPDPSNFFEPTLSSSAIAEEGSQNYAFFASPELDRVLEAAHAERDREARMRGYARAEEIVRDEAPWAPTYAPRVLELWQPYVRGYAPHPVLPQRFNDVWIDAAARSAQARARSSGALPAAIFSSLTRRGGP
- a CDS encoding alpha/beta fold hydrolase, yielding MAPKQAEPPRPIERVIRDVTARGVRMRVLEAGSGPALLLVHGFMVSHREFEDVIDAFARRFHVIAPDLPGFGESEKPSPTRYPYGIEAFAESMADLIAAFGVGRASVLGHSMGAGVALTLAAEHPELVTRLVVEDALCYPFPLSFKARLPLIPILGGVIFKQLYGRAMFRAYFRDDVFRPGAELPMARIDQHYDFFNAPESRESAYAILRAMMDTRPIVARVTRITTPTLVVWGREDKLFPAASAQRLAREIHGAKLEIMNAGHSPHEERPREFVSLVTQFLEGMR
- a CDS encoding ABC transporter permease; the encoded protein is MNGALLARVARRLGWAVVVAFGVTTLSFFIAHVLPGDPTRMLVGPQASAKDVERARALYGLDQPISTRYVRFWKRLVHRGEGPTAEARKSPDHRSCAALGPVHLDLGHSFHYRRPVVDLVEAKLPRSLELALAALCVQLTIGIGLGALAAARRGSRADELAMGASLLGLSAPTFLSGLVLQYVLAYKLAILPYDGYGKTSADHLRSIILPALTLGIYGSALYARITRDELGARLADDHVRVARAKGASWARAVLVHGLRNALVPIATLAVLDLGALVGGAVVTEKLFRWPGMGQMTVEALLNRDGPVIAATVLVASIAVVLSTLLLDVLTYLLDPRLRAQR